The genome window CTCTTTCAACTCCACAATATTCATCGAACCACCCCTGGGAAGCGCGGCAGCCATCTCCTTCACTTCTGACGAACTGGACCGCCTGGTCGATTCAGACACCGATGGGGCCATCTACGCAAACTCCTCTTCCTTAAGTGAAACTGTTGACGATAAATCCACTTCTCGACCTTCACCCAATACTTGACCGTCCCTGTGACCAGTTTGCAGCGTAACGCGCATCGATATTAGAATTGGAAGCCGGTCATCAGGAATAAGGCCCCTGCCGGATGCATGGGGAAATAACGGTCTGAATCGGAAAGCCAGATGAGTTGAATCTTAGGCAGCATCGGTCTCGCGCCGATTGTTGTTACTCAGCACCGACCGACAACCAACACTCTGGAGAAGTCATACCCTCAGCGAGATTATCAACTTAAACCTAGTAGAGCCTGCGTGCTTTGTCAAGCCTTTTTTCGAGGTCGCCCGCAGACCCGACTCGGCGCGGCTGCACGAAACTCGGTCGGCCACACTCAGCGCAGACGGTCGAAACCACAGGTATGCGCTCAGGGTATCACCATGGTGCAGAGCTGTTCCCACACTGCCCGCACCTGGTGTGCCGTCTCCTGAGGCGGCCCGTCGTTCTCGATGATAAAGCGGGCGTATTGACGCTTCTGCTGCTGCGGCATCTGCGATCTGATACGCAACATCGCGTCATCCCGACTGAGGCCCCTGGACCGCATCAGACGCGCAAGCCGAACCGCTTCGCCCGCCTCAACAAGGATCACTGCGTCGCAGCGAGTATGCCAGCCGCTCTCAATAAGCAGCGCGGCATCAACAAGACACACGGCCGCCCCTAAGACCTCTGCCTGCCGGATACGCCGTTCGCATTCCTCGATAATGGTCGGATGAAGCAGTGCCTCTAATCGCCTGCGAGTCTCAGGATCGGCAAATACCATGGCGCCCAATCGCCTGCGGTCTATCCGACCATCCGCTCCGACGAACTCGCGACCGAAGGTCGACGCAACCACCTCGAACAGAGGTCGGCCAGGCTCCACTAACTCATGCGCCACTTGATCCGCGTCGATGACGATTGCGCCTAAGCTGTGAAACAGTGCCGCAACCGTGCTCTTGCCGGAGCCGATCCCCCCTGTCAGACCCACAACGACCATTCGTCGGATGTCCTCCCCGCTAGGCATGGGCCTCAGCCCAGCTCACGCCGATCCCAAGGTCGACCTTCAGGGGAACGGAGAGCGTCGCGGCCCGTTCCA of Candidatus Methylomirabilis lanthanidiphila contains these proteins:
- the coaE gene encoding Dephospho-CoA kinase, whose translation is MVVVGLTGGIGSGKSTVAALFHSLGAIVIDADQVAHELVEPGRPLFEVVASTFGREFVGADGRIDRRRLGAMVFADPETRRRLEALLHPTIIEECERRIRQAEVLGAAVCLVDAALLIESGWHTRCDAVILVEAGEAVRLARLMRSRGLSRDDAMLRIRSQMPQQQKRQYARFIIENDGPPQETAHQVRAVWEQLCTMVIP